The following is a genomic window from Geminicoccaceae bacterium.
GAGGTCGGCAATGGTCTTCAGCCCGAGGTCGCAGGGGGCCATCAGACCCGTGACCAGCGGGAACATCACGCCCACCAGCCGCAGACTCGGGTTGGCGCGGTCATAATTGCCGGACCCGTCCAGCGCATACTCGGCCTCGACGCCGTTGGAAAAGCCGAAATCCACCTCACCGTTGTTGATCAGCGGCAGATAACCCACCAGCGGCTGGGTACGGGCCGTGATCCCCGCGTCATTGGCCACCTTGGCCACGGCCTGCCCCGAATTGTAGGCGAGCGAGCCCTGGGCGCCGGTGGCGATGGTGACGACCTGCGCCCGGGCGGCAGTGGCGGCAACGACCAGCCCCAGGGCCGCCGTGGCCAGCAATCGGCTGAAATTCTTCATGGTATGGACCTCTCCTGATGTTGATGTTGGTTCGAACGGAAGTGAAGGATGGCCGCCACCGCCAGGGCCGCCAGGGTTGCGGGAATGTGAACGAAGCCTCCCTCGGGGATGAAGCCCAGCGGCAGGGCAAGCAAACCCAGCACGGTTATGATCGCCCGCATCGCGAGCCCCAGACGGACGCCCCAGAAACCGACGATGCCGGCCGTCACGGCAACGATGCCAACGACGGATTCGACCATGGTAATGACGATGTCGGGAATGCTGCCATCGAGCAACAATGCCGGCGATGCGACGAAGACGAACGGTATGATGAACGATGCCCAGCCCACGCGCATCGCGGCAAGCCCCGTGGACAGGGGATTGTCCTTGGTGATGGTCGCCGCGGCGAAGGCGGCGAGCGCAACCGGCGGCGTGATCATCGACATCATGCCGAAATAGAGAATGAACAGGTGAGCGGCGATGGGCTGCGTCCCGGCCTCGACCAGCGATGGAGCGACCAGAGCCGCCAGCAGCACGTAAACCCCCGAAGTCGGCATGCCCATGCCGAGGACGATGCAGATGACGGCCGAAATCAGCAGCAGCAGGATGATGTTCGATCCCACGGCATCGACCAGCACCAGCGTCAGCGCGAAGCCCAGCCCGGTGATGTTGAGGATGCCGATGACAAAGCCGGCGGCCGCCACCACGAGGATGAGGTCGACCATGCCCGTGCCGGTATCGACGAAGACACGGCCGAGCCCGGAGAATGTCAGCCTTTGTCCGCGATAGTCGCGCACCATGCCGACGGCGACGATGACCAGCGAGGCCAGCAGCGCGGAATCCTCGGGATCCATCCGCCAGATGAACAGCGCGCCGAGCAGAACAACAAAGGGAACGACGAAGTGCCAGCCGTCGGCCAGGACCTCGCGGACGGTCAGACCTTCGAGATCAGTGGTCCGGATATCATCACGACCGGCGATCAGATCCACCTGGATAAAGACGCTCAGG
Proteins encoded in this region:
- a CDS encoding TRAP transporter fused permease subunit is translated as MIPAALRDKLVAAMATIMCLACILWNVEAPTRLGFAVLTQQYMALQLGLALAIAYLRFGFDGRETEGTGRVDGVIAIVVLLTLLYAMWDFSWLLHEQAYRPWQITVIGAVVTLAVMEGVRRRAGWMLFSIVAVFIVYALLADKVPGRLIGKELSPLRLVQYIGFDSSAVFSTPLAVGTIIVLLFVFFGQLLFAAGGGAFLTDLAMAAAGRSRGGSAKISVIGSALFGSISGSAVSNVVTTGVVTIPLMERSGYSKRDAGAIEAVASTGGQLTPPIMGAAAFLMAEFLDISYLTVAVAALLPAMLYYLSVFIQVDLIAGRDDIRTTDLEGLTVREVLADGWHFVVPFVVLLGALFIWRMDPEDSALLASLVIVAVGMVRDYRGQRLTFSGLGRVFVDTGTGMVDLILVVAAAGFVIGILNITGLGFALTLVLVDAVGSNIILLLLISAVICIVLGMGMPTSGVYVLLAALVAPSLVEAGTQPIAAHLFILYFGMMSMITPPVALAAFAAATITKDNPLSTGLAAMRVGWASFIIPFVFVASPALLLDGSIPDIVITMVESVVGIVAVTAGIVGFWGVRLGLAMRAIITVLGLLALPLGFIPEGGFVHIPATLAALAVAAILHFRSNQHQHQERSIP